From Alienimonas californiensis, a single genomic window includes:
- a CDS encoding prepilin peptidase codes for MSDAAWGALTALVFLAGCGAGRFVNVAAVRFGPREYLGEQLRSLWRPTPHEAAMTRGRGLSKLPVLGWFLPSHPLAAAPLRDRIRPALVELSAGALLGGLFWQEVANWRTWAPLGGPFLPDVARAFECPWDASFTFALHGAMLLSLLTASVIDLRRLLIPDGTTIPALLLAVVASLSGRLWLVPVWFEEGRVSRFAPVGARPDVQPVPEWIFEHPHLHGLAASVAGIVAGAGVCWVVRWIGARTLGREAMGLGDVILMAMVGAFVGWQPVLTVFFLAPVAALAVVVPAKLYDAATGKAASAEFPYGPWLALAAAFVVLFWQDVWPAVGPFFALGPFVLLAGLTIAVLLAVMLWLIALVKRALGIDVDHWPAGYAGWSSADTLTYLAAESDDLNRPARAPGRPARPWPGSAAGRGRLHADRWRHGGPASSSPQFRPDVRR; via the coding sequence GTGAGCGACGCCGCCTGGGGAGCCCTCACCGCGCTCGTCTTCCTCGCCGGCTGCGGGGCCGGACGGTTCGTGAACGTCGCCGCGGTTCGGTTCGGCCCGCGGGAGTATCTGGGCGAACAGCTCCGCAGTCTGTGGCGGCCGACGCCGCACGAAGCCGCGATGACGCGGGGGCGGGGGCTCTCGAAGCTGCCGGTGCTCGGCTGGTTTCTGCCCTCGCATCCGCTCGCTGCGGCCCCGCTGCGGGACCGGATCCGTCCGGCGCTGGTGGAACTGTCCGCCGGGGCCCTGCTGGGGGGGCTGTTCTGGCAGGAGGTGGCGAACTGGCGCACGTGGGCGCCGCTCGGCGGGCCGTTCCTGCCGGACGTGGCCCGGGCCTTTGAGTGCCCGTGGGACGCGTCGTTCACCTTCGCCCTGCACGGGGCGATGTTGCTGAGTTTGCTGACGGCCTCCGTCATCGACCTGCGGCGGTTGCTGATCCCCGACGGCACCACAATCCCGGCCCTGCTGCTGGCCGTGGTCGCCAGCCTGTCGGGGCGGCTGTGGCTCGTACCAGTCTGGTTCGAGGAGGGCCGCGTTTCCCGATTCGCCCCCGTCGGCGCCCGGCCGGACGTCCAGCCGGTGCCGGAGTGGATCTTTGAGCACCCCCACCTGCACGGACTGGCGGCAAGCGTCGCCGGGATTGTCGCCGGGGCGGGCGTCTGCTGGGTCGTGCGGTGGATCGGCGCCCGCACGCTGGGGCGGGAGGCGATGGGGCTGGGCGACGTGATCCTGATGGCGATGGTCGGGGCCTTCGTCGGCTGGCAGCCGGTGCTGACGGTCTTCTTCCTCGCCCCGGTCGCCGCCCTGGCGGTGGTGGTCCCGGCGAAGCTCTACGACGCCGCCACCGGGAAAGCGGCCAGCGCCGAGTTCCCCTACGGCCCCTGGCTGGCGCTGGCCGCGGCGTTCGTCGTGCTGTTCTGGCAGGACGTCTGGCCGGCGGTGGGGCCGTTCTTCGCCCTCGGCCCGTTCGTGCTGCTGGCCGGGCTGACGATCGCCGTGCTGCTGGCCGTGATGCTCTGGCTGATCGCCCTGGTGAAGCGGGCTCTGGGAATCGACGTCGACCACTGGCCGGCGGGCTACGCGGGCTGGTCCTCCGCCGATACCCTCACCTACCTCGCCGCCGAGTCGGACGACCTGAATCGCCCCGCCCGCGCCCCGGGTCGCCCCGCCCGCCCTTGGCCCGGCTCCGCCGCCGGCCGCGGCCGGCTGCACGCCGACCGCTGGCGGCACGGCGGCCCCGCCTCTTCCTCCCCGCAGTTCCGCCCGGACGTCCGCCGGTGA
- a CDS encoding shikimate kinase produces the protein MPPAAPAAVSLVGARGSGKSTIGRLLAERLGRRFVDADEQIARVAGRSIPEIFVLHGETAFRLLEAEVITALLEQDSIVLATGGGAVLSLESRQKLVAAGPVVYLEADPATLHARTAGDENRPPLTDLPAEEEMAAVLADREPLYREVASVVVDATAEPEAVVAAILAGLS, from the coding sequence GTGCCCCCCGCCGCCCCCGCCGCGGTGTCGCTCGTCGGCGCCCGCGGCAGCGGGAAATCGACGATCGGCCGGCTGCTCGCGGAGCGGCTGGGCCGGCGGTTCGTGGACGCCGACGAGCAGATCGCCCGCGTCGCCGGTCGGTCCATCCCCGAGATCTTCGTGCTGCACGGGGAGACGGCGTTCCGGCTGCTGGAAGCGGAGGTGATCACCGCGCTGCTGGAACAGGATTCGATCGTCCTCGCCACCGGCGGCGGGGCCGTGCTGTCCTTGGAGTCCCGACAGAAGCTGGTCGCCGCCGGGCCGGTCGTCTACTTGGAAGCCGATCCGGCCACCCTGCACGCCCGGACGGCCGGCGACGAGAACCGTCCGCCGCTGACCGACCTGCCGGCGGAGGAGGAGATGGCCGCGGTGCTGGCCGACCGGGAGCCGCTGTACCGCGAAGTCGCCAGTGTCGTTGTGGACGCGACCGCGGAGCCGGAGGCCGTCGTCGCCGCGATCCTGGCCGGCCTATCGTGA
- a CDS encoding type I 3-dehydroquinate dehydratase has product MPLCVSIARSHPSRMRAEHAVLAEAGAKLVELRLDWLKGPVDVAALIADRPTPVVLTCRRREDGGRWSGTEEARLALLRQAILAEPEFVDLEGDVAPKVPRFGKAKRVVSHHDMKATPDAKALAKLYKQLAAADADVVKLVTTAESIADNARVLSLYATATKPTVAFCMGEFGLASRVMCCAKGAPWTYASFSAERTIAPGLPDFATMRTAYRAHRVKKTTQFFGVLGDPVAHSLSPQLHNAAFREAGFDGCYLPVRVTAEEFPTALPALAAMGFEGFSVTIPHKAAALALASGGKNSATDAARRIGAANTLTVTGAKESAPVWHAANTDHDAALGSLLAEMRRADKHATLTGRKVLVLGSGGVARAVVAALTGAGCAVTVAGRTEKKARALVDEFGGVVQTWPNRGTGIFEIIVNGTPVGMWPKMDESPLPENRFPPQAIVFDTIYNPNRTLFLKQAAERDCRIVGGADMFVRQAEAQYALFTGSPAPEGVMREALQQAMAVAK; this is encoded by the coding sequence ATGCCCCTGTGCGTTTCGATCGCCCGCAGCCACCCGTCCCGCATGCGGGCGGAGCACGCCGTCTTGGCCGAGGCCGGCGCCAAGCTGGTCGAACTGCGGTTGGATTGGCTGAAGGGGCCGGTCGACGTGGCCGCCCTGATCGCCGATCGCCCCACCCCGGTGGTGCTCACCTGCCGGCGCCGCGAAGACGGCGGGCGGTGGAGCGGCACCGAGGAGGCCCGGCTGGCGCTCCTCCGACAGGCAATTCTGGCTGAGCCGGAGTTCGTCGATCTGGAAGGGGACGTCGCCCCGAAGGTGCCGCGGTTCGGCAAGGCGAAGCGGGTCGTCAGTCACCACGACATGAAGGCGACGCCGGACGCCAAAGCACTGGCGAAGCTCTACAAGCAGCTCGCCGCGGCGGACGCTGACGTGGTCAAGCTCGTCACCACCGCGGAGTCGATCGCTGACAACGCCCGCGTTCTGAGCCTCTACGCCACGGCGACGAAGCCGACGGTCGCCTTCTGCATGGGCGAGTTCGGCCTCGCCAGCCGAGTGATGTGCTGTGCGAAGGGGGCGCCGTGGACCTACGCCTCGTTCAGTGCCGAACGCACCATCGCTCCCGGCCTGCCGGACTTCGCCACGATGCGGACGGCGTATCGGGCTCATCGGGTGAAGAAGACGACGCAATTCTTTGGCGTCCTGGGCGATCCGGTCGCACACAGCCTCTCTCCGCAACTGCACAACGCCGCCTTCCGCGAAGCCGGTTTCGACGGATGCTACCTCCCGGTGCGGGTCACGGCGGAGGAGTTCCCGACGGCCCTGCCCGCCCTGGCGGCGATGGGCTTCGAAGGGTTCAGCGTCACGATCCCGCACAAGGCCGCCGCGTTGGCGTTGGCCTCCGGCGGGAAGAACAGCGCCACGGACGCGGCCCGTCGGATCGGGGCGGCGAACACATTAACCGTCACCGGCGCCAAAGAGAGCGCCCCGGTCTGGCACGCCGCGAACACCGATCACGACGCCGCCCTCGGTTCGCTGCTCGCGGAGATGCGGCGGGCCGATAAGCACGCCACGCTGACGGGCCGCAAGGTTCTGGTCCTGGGCAGCGGCGGCGTGGCCCGGGCGGTCGTCGCGGCCCTCACCGGCGCCGGCTGCGCCGTGACCGTCGCCGGGCGGACGGAGAAGAAGGCCCGGGCGTTGGTCGACGAGTTCGGCGGCGTCGTCCAGACTTGGCCGAACCGCGGCACGGGCATTTTTGAGATCATCGTCAACGGCACGCCCGTCGGCATGTGGCCGAAGATGGACGAATCGCCCCTGCCGGAGAACCGCTTCCCCCCGCAGGCGATCGTGTTCGACACGATCTACAACCCGAACCGCACGCTGTTCCTCAAGCAGGCCGCCGAACGCGACTGCCGGATCGTCGGCGGGGCGGACATGTTCGTCCGTCAGGCGGAGGCCCAATATGCCCTGTTCACCGGCTCCCCCGCCCCGGAGGGCGTGATGCGGGAGGCGCTGCAACAGGCGATGGCGGTGGCGAAGTGA
- the mutL gene encoding DNA mismatch repair endonuclease MutL, which produces MPRIQPLAPEVVNQIAAGEVIERPASVAKELLENSLDALATRIEVDVAAGGTELIRIADDGEGVPEEDLPLALTQHATSKLRTPADLFTVATMGFRGEALASIASVSRFRFRSRPEGQELAAEISAVGGTLTPVTPRGGPLGTTVEVRDLFFNVPARRKFLKTHATEFGHLAEQFTRVALANPRLHATLRHNGKVVYDLPPAADVRDRLATFFGSQIADRLIPVRSESDVARLWGFAGHPGDAKSSRKGQYLFLNGRWITDRSLQHALSEAYRGLVMIGRQPISFLFLETPPDAVDVNVHPTKCEVRFRDSSSLYRQLLGTLRTEFLKRDFEQRFHLPGDPAKRNGREPDASAAPRSLPETQAELADGFADWARAALMKAESEPVPAPSPPPPASPSPLGGATSEQALEPDFDREPRSAPPSGDGEAGPVEKRSPPEITRAMQVLDTYLVLETDAGLQVIDQHALHERVMYETLRRRVLGEGVEIQRLLVPESIELDAKRHAAVLEHAETLGELGFEVEDFGGTTVLLNGFPVLLKRADPAAVLADAADALADSPKTPDRRDLLDSLLHMMSCKAAVKAGQRLSPEEIDALLTARHLVDDAHHCPHGRPTALTLSRDDLDRQFGRMG; this is translated from the coding sequence TTGCCCCGTATCCAGCCGCTCGCCCCGGAGGTGGTGAACCAGATCGCCGCCGGCGAGGTGATCGAGCGCCCGGCGTCGGTCGCCAAGGAACTGCTGGAGAACAGCCTCGACGCCCTCGCCACTCGCATCGAGGTGGACGTGGCCGCCGGCGGGACGGAGTTGATCCGCATCGCCGACGACGGCGAGGGCGTGCCGGAGGAGGACCTCCCGCTGGCCCTGACCCAGCACGCCACCAGTAAGCTGCGGACCCCCGCGGACCTGTTCACCGTCGCCACGATGGGCTTTCGCGGGGAGGCGCTGGCGAGCATCGCGTCGGTCAGCCGGTTTCGGTTCCGCAGTCGGCCGGAGGGGCAGGAACTCGCCGCGGAGATCAGCGCCGTGGGCGGCACGCTCACCCCCGTCACCCCCCGTGGCGGACCGCTGGGCACGACGGTGGAGGTGCGGGACCTGTTCTTCAACGTGCCGGCCCGTCGGAAGTTTCTGAAGACGCACGCCACGGAGTTCGGCCACCTCGCGGAGCAGTTCACCCGCGTCGCCCTGGCGAACCCCCGCCTGCACGCCACGCTGCGGCACAACGGGAAAGTGGTCTACGACCTCCCGCCGGCCGCCGACGTGCGGGACCGGCTGGCGACGTTCTTCGGCTCGCAGATCGCCGACCGCCTGATCCCGGTGCGAAGCGAATCGGACGTCGCCCGCCTGTGGGGCTTCGCCGGCCATCCCGGCGACGCGAAGAGCAGCCGGAAGGGGCAGTACCTGTTCCTCAACGGCCGCTGGATCACCGACCGCAGCCTGCAACACGCCCTCTCCGAGGCCTACCGCGGGCTGGTGATGATCGGCCGGCAGCCGATCTCGTTCCTGTTTCTGGAGACCCCGCCGGACGCGGTGGACGTGAACGTGCACCCCACCAAGTGCGAGGTGCGGTTTCGGGACAGCTCCAGCCTGTATCGCCAACTCCTCGGCACCCTGCGGACGGAGTTTTTGAAGCGCGACTTCGAGCAGCGCTTCCACCTCCCCGGCGACCCGGCGAAGCGGAACGGCCGGGAGCCGGACGCCTCCGCGGCGCCCCGTTCCCTGCCCGAGACTCAGGCGGAACTCGCCGACGGCTTCGCCGACTGGGCCCGCGCGGCCCTGATGAAAGCCGAAAGCGAACCGGTTCCAGCCCCTTCCCCCCCTCCCCCCGCTTCGCCGTCGCCGTTAGGCGGCGCGACTTCAGAGCAAGCCCTCGAACCCGATTTCGATCGCGAACCCCGCAGCGCGCCGCCTAGCGGCGACGGCGAAGCGGGGCCGGTCGAGAAGCGGTCGCCGCCGGAAATCACGCGGGCGATGCAGGTGCTGGATACGTATCTCGTGCTGGAAACCGACGCGGGCCTACAGGTGATCGACCAGCACGCGCTGCACGAGCGGGTGATGTACGAAACGCTCCGCCGCCGTGTGCTGGGCGAGGGGGTCGAGATCCAGCGACTGCTGGTGCCGGAGTCGATCGAACTGGACGCCAAGCGGCACGCCGCGGTGCTGGAGCATGCGGAGACGTTGGGCGAACTGGGGTTCGAGGTGGAGGACTTCGGCGGCACGACGGTGCTCCTGAACGGCTTCCCGGTGCTACTCAAGCGGGCCGACCCGGCCGCGGTGCTGGCCGACGCCGCGGACGCCCTCGCCGACAGCCCCAAGACGCCGGACCGCCGGGACCTGCTCGATTCGCTCCTGCACATGATGAGCTGCAAGGCCGCCGTGAAGGCCGGGCAGCGGCTGAGCCCGGAGGAGATCGACGCCCTGCTGACCGCCCGGCACCTCGTCGACGACGCCCATCACTGCCCGCACGGGCGCCCGACCGCCCTGACCCTCTCCCGCGACGATCTGGACCGGCAGTTCGGCCGGATGGGCTGA
- a CDS encoding DNA topoisomerase I — MWQVIPTALRLILNSELLRPLVGRTLKPGARFAVGLIAVPLFRWTLKTVRLQHFDRELEKDLEEWFAASALLLLCTANMEQLLFQQLGFEPRDWISLGFRLLLAIGVVEAMPDVALFPVLHPKPKLPTKADFGRDKGWFGLRKVMPAYLKGMVCQHLARSSPVLAILACVVGGVVDKEGNIPPERRNEWIAGWCCYGAAISQYLVMGLMASREEAANVLAAYDAKVAQDRAELVSELRAELAHGASCPLPRRAAATGVPAAGVPAAGTVQAVRSAEPAPPPVVDDAEPGPIPVRHGGGE; from the coding sequence ATGTGGCAGGTCATTCCCACGGCGCTGCGGCTGATCCTGAACTCGGAGCTGCTCAGGCCGCTGGTCGGTCGCACCCTCAAGCCGGGCGCCCGGTTCGCGGTGGGGCTGATCGCGGTGCCGCTGTTCCGGTGGACGCTGAAAACCGTCCGCCTGCAGCACTTCGACCGGGAGCTGGAAAAGGACCTGGAGGAGTGGTTCGCCGCCAGCGCCCTGCTGCTGTTGTGCACGGCGAACATGGAGCAGTTGCTCTTTCAACAGTTGGGATTCGAGCCGCGGGACTGGATCTCGCTGGGCTTTCGCCTGTTGCTGGCCATCGGGGTGGTCGAGGCGATGCCGGACGTGGCCCTGTTCCCCGTGCTCCACCCCAAGCCGAAGCTGCCGACCAAAGCGGACTTCGGCCGTGACAAAGGCTGGTTCGGTTTGCGGAAGGTCATGCCGGCCTATCTGAAAGGGATGGTCTGCCAGCACCTCGCCCGCTCCAGCCCGGTGCTGGCGATCTTGGCCTGCGTGGTCGGAGGGGTCGTGGACAAGGAAGGGAACATCCCGCCGGAACGCCGCAACGAATGGATCGCCGGCTGGTGCTGCTACGGGGCGGCGATCAGCCAGTATCTGGTGATGGGTCTGATGGCGAGCCGGGAAGAGGCCGCGAACGTGCTGGCCGCTTACGACGCGAAGGTCGCTCAGGACCGGGCGGAACTGGTCTCCGAACTGCGGGCGGAACTCGCGCATGGCGCGTCCTGCCCGTTGCCCCGGCGGGCCGCGGCGACCGGCGTCCCGGCGGCCGGCGTCCCGGCGGCCGGAACCGTGCAGGCCGTTCGTTCCGCGGAACCGGCGCCCCCGCCGGTCGTGGATGACGCCGAGCCGGGGCCGATCCCCGTCCGCCACGGGGGCGGCGAGTAG